In Ignavibacteriota bacterium, the genomic window CCGTGTCGGTGAAGGCCACCACGTCGGAGCGGCTCGGGTTTGTGGGCAGCGGCGAGGGTGTGACCGCGCACGCGGTGTCATTGCTTCGGAGGATCTAAACGCGTGGATGCGGTCGTCACCTGGATCACGGGACTCGACATCGGGTACATCTACCTCGCGGTGTTCCTGATCTCGTACATCGAAAACATTTTCCCGCCGTTTCCGAGCGACGTTGTTGTGGTTTTCGCCGGATCGGTTGTCGGCCTCGGCGTGGGCAGCGCGCCCGTCACCGTGCTGCTTGCCTCGATCGGCAGCACGCTCGGATTTCTGACCATGTACGAGATCGGACGCAGGGTGGGCGACCGCGTGCTCGAGACAGGCCGCATCAAGTTCATCTCCGTCGAACTCGTGCGGAAGGTCGAGGACTGGTTCCGCCGCTGGGGCTATTGGATCATCGTGCTGAACCGCTTCATGGCCGGGACACGGGCCGTGGTCTCGTTTGGCGCCGGCATGTCGGAATTGCGTCTGCTGCCGACACTCGCGCTGTCGCTTGTCAGCGCCGCCCTCTGGAATGTGCTGCTCGTCACACTCGGCGCCGCGATGGGCGCGAACTGGCGCGACATCGGCTCGTACCTCTCCACCTACAGCGGCGTCGTCAGCATCGTGATTGCCACGGGTCTGCTCGGCTGGGGTCTGGTCGCGTGGCTGCGCTCGCGCAAACGCAGGCAGAACGGCGCGGGAGGGGCCTGACGCGGTGTTCGAGATCTTTCTCGTTTGGGACGAGGCCCTGTTTCGCTGGATCAACACCACGTGGGCGAGTGGCGCGGGCGACGCGTTTTTTGTGTTTGTCACCGAGACAAAAACGATGGCGGTCCCGTATCTCCTCCTGATCATCGGCATTGTCGTGGCGGGAAAGCGCAAGGGTCTTGCCGCCGTGTTGCTGCTGGCCCTTGTCATTCTCTG contains:
- a CDS encoding DedA family protein, whose amino-acid sequence is MDAVVTWITGLDIGYIYLAVFLISYIENIFPPFPSDVVVVFAGSVVGLGVGSAPVTVLLASIGSTLGFLTMYEIGRRVGDRVLETGRIKFISVELVRKVEDWFRRWGYWIIVLNRFMAGTRAVVSFGAGMSELRLLPTLALSLVSAALWNVLLVTLGAAMGANWRDIGSYLSTYSGVVSIVIATGLLGWGLVAWLRSRKRRQNGAGGA